In the genome of Sphaeramia orbicularis chromosome 13, fSphaOr1.1, whole genome shotgun sequence, one region contains:
- the eif3k gene encoding eukaryotic translation initiation factor 3 subunit K isoform X1 has product MSSSFEQMRANVGKLLRGIDRYNPENLATLERYVETQARENAYDLEANLAVLKLYQFNPAYFQTHVTSQILLKALTNLPHTDFTLCKCMIDQTHQQEERPIRQILYLGNLLETCHFQSFWTSLEENRELIDGITGFEDSVRKFICHVVGITYQTIEHRLLAEMLGDPLDTQVKVWMNKYSWTENEDGQIFIFNQEESVKPKNIVEKIDFESVSSIMATSQ; this is encoded by the exons ATGTCGTCGTCTTTCGAACAGATGAGAGCGAACGTGGGGAAACTCCTGCGGGGAATCGACAG ATACAACCCAGAAAACCTTGCAACCCTGGAGCGCTACGTGGAGACACAAGCCAGAGAGAACGCCTATGACCTGGAGGCCAACCTGGCTGTTCTGAAGCT GTACCAGTTCAACCCAGCTTACTTCCAGACTCATGTGACCTCCCAGATCCTCCTGAAGGCTCTGACCAACCTCCCACACACCGACTTCACCCTCTGCAAGTGCATGATCGACCAGACACAC CAGCAAGAGGAGCGCCCCATCAGGCAGATCCTCTACCTGGGGAACCTTCTGGAAACCTGCCACTTCCAGAGCTTCTGG ACGAGTCTGGAGGAGAACAGAGAGCTCATCGACGGCATCACCGGCTTCGAGGACTCGGTTCGTAAAT TCATCTGTCACGTTGTGGGAATCACCTACCAGACCATTGAGCACCGGTTACTGGCTGAGATGTTGGGAGACCCACTGG ACACACAGGTGAAGGTTTGGATGAACAAGTACAGCTGGACGGAGAATGAGGACGGACAGATCTTCATCTTCAACCAGGAGGAGAGCGTCAAGCCCAAGAACATTGTGGAGAAGATCGACTTTGAGA gtGTTTCCAGCATCATGGCCACATCTCAGTGA
- the eif3k gene encoding eukaryotic translation initiation factor 3 subunit K isoform X2, with the protein MSSSFEQMRANVGKLLRGIDRYNPENLATLERYVETQARENAYDLEANLAVLKLYQFNPAYFQTHVTSQILLKALTNLPHTDFTLCKCMIDQTHQEERPIRQILYLGNLLETCHFQSFWTSLEENRELIDGITGFEDSVRKFICHVVGITYQTIEHRLLAEMLGDPLDTQVKVWMNKYSWTENEDGQIFIFNQEESVKPKNIVEKIDFESVSSIMATSQ; encoded by the exons ATGTCGTCGTCTTTCGAACAGATGAGAGCGAACGTGGGGAAACTCCTGCGGGGAATCGACAG ATACAACCCAGAAAACCTTGCAACCCTGGAGCGCTACGTGGAGACACAAGCCAGAGAGAACGCCTATGACCTGGAGGCCAACCTGGCTGTTCTGAAGCT GTACCAGTTCAACCCAGCTTACTTCCAGACTCATGTGACCTCCCAGATCCTCCTGAAGGCTCTGACCAACCTCCCACACACCGACTTCACCCTCTGCAAGTGCATGATCGACCAGACACAC CAAGAGGAGCGCCCCATCAGGCAGATCCTCTACCTGGGGAACCTTCTGGAAACCTGCCACTTCCAGAGCTTCTGG ACGAGTCTGGAGGAGAACAGAGAGCTCATCGACGGCATCACCGGCTTCGAGGACTCGGTTCGTAAAT TCATCTGTCACGTTGTGGGAATCACCTACCAGACCATTGAGCACCGGTTACTGGCTGAGATGTTGGGAGACCCACTGG ACACACAGGTGAAGGTTTGGATGAACAAGTACAGCTGGACGGAGAATGAGGACGGACAGATCTTCATCTTCAACCAGGAGGAGAGCGTCAAGCCCAAGAACATTGTGGAGAAGATCGACTTTGAGA gtGTTTCCAGCATCATGGCCACATCTCAGTGA